A single Sulfurimonas aquatica DNA region contains:
- a CDS encoding NUDIX hydrolase produces MDKINKISILKEPNFVKPIEITYTHKGVQRIWEAVVTHDSVAILLWHKEKDSFVIVKQLRPPIFNANPSDGYMHELCAGIVDKEISKIEIAREEVLEECGFDVPLKKMQRVTSFYTSVGISGAKQTLYYAQIDESMKLNDGGGLMEEDIEVIYLSTSKAREFLFDESYQKTPGMMMAFYWFFENIKN; encoded by the coding sequence ATGGATAAAATCAACAAAATTTCCATTCTAAAAGAGCCAAATTTTGTCAAGCCCATAGAGATAACCTACACACATAAAGGTGTACAGAGAATCTGGGAAGCTGTAGTCACTCACGATAGCGTTGCCATCTTACTTTGGCACAAAGAAAAAGACTCCTTTGTTATAGTAAAACAGCTCCGGCCCCCTATCTTTAATGCCAATCCATCTGATGGCTATATGCATGAGTTATGCGCAGGCATAGTTGATAAAGAGATATCAAAAATAGAAATTGCTAGAGAAGAAGTGCTTGAGGAGTGTGGCTTTGACGTACCACTCAAGAAGATGCAAAGAGTGACCTCTTTTTATACAAGCGTAGGCATATCAGGTGCGAAACAGACACTCTACTATGCCCAAATAGATGAGAGTATGAAACTAAACGATGGTGGGGGACTAATGGAAGAAGATATAGAAGTCATTTACCTCTCTACTTCTAAGGCGAGGGAGTTTTTGTTTGATGAGAGTTATCAAAAAACCCCTGGGATGATGATGGCGTTTTACTGGTTCTTTGAAAACATAAAAAACTAA
- a CDS encoding YihY family inner membrane protein, whose translation MRNVNAQIIKQIKFLANSFIDKELTLFAASLSFYTIFTIIPLLLIMLTLLTSLPSFEEHYETIKVFIFSNLMPVNSEAIMGHIDGFLKNSAKMGVMGLAMILVASLLFFKNFEFIANKIFHAQPRTLWESVTTYWTMLTLTPIALGISFYITGYIATLMASNEITSGFNILPLVPYIIIWGLFFLIFQIGANAKINPRASAISSFVVSIVFSMSKNAFIYYVFLNKAYSTMYGSFAIVMFLFLWIYVSWIIFIYGLKLCYIINGVYKQREAIKE comes from the coding sequence ATGCGCAATGTAAATGCTCAAATAATCAAACAGATAAAATTTTTGGCAAATAGTTTTATCGACAAAGAGTTAACGCTCTTTGCCGCGAGTTTGAGCTTTTATACCATCTTCACTATCATTCCACTTCTTCTTATCATGCTTACTCTTTTGACGTCTCTTCCAAGTTTTGAAGAACATTACGAGACTATAAAAGTATTTATTTTCTCAAATCTTATGCCGGTAAATTCTGAAGCTATTATGGGCCATATTGATGGTTTTTTGAAAAACTCTGCAAAGATGGGAGTAATGGGCTTAGCTATGATATTAGTAGCATCGCTTCTTTTTTTTAAAAACTTTGAGTTTATAGCAAATAAGATTTTTCATGCACAGCCGCGAACTCTGTGGGAGTCAGTAACAACATACTGGACTATGCTTACCCTTACTCCTATAGCTCTTGGTATCTCTTTTTACATTACAGGCTATATCGCAACACTTATGGCCTCAAATGAGATTACATCTGGGTTTAACATACTGCCACTTGTACCATATATAATCATATGGGGACTCTTTTTTCTTATATTTCAAATAGGGGCAAATGCAAAGATAAATCCTCGCGCATCAGCTATTAGCTCATTTGTAGTTTCCATAGTTTTTAGTATGAGTAAAAATGCATTTATCTATTATGTTTTTTTAAATAAGGCTTACAGTACTATGTATGGCTCTTTCGCTATCGTAATGTTTCTATTTCTTTGGATATACGTCTCTTGGATTATTTTTATTTATGGGCTAAAGTTATGTTACATAATTAATGGCGTATATAAACAAAGAGAAGCTATAAAAGAGTAA
- a CDS encoding M23 family metallopeptidase: MIRIFLLFALITSAFASDVQRYRWKNGETFLLFLEKNSLPLKQLYYDLDKDDQRLTEEMRSGIHYQILRDSNQTIKQVLLPLNDELQIHIYQDKGSYAFEAIPIISTTRTESFTTTITHSPNYNILKETGSKKLAQIFIASFKNSLNFKNDIRKGDKLVMIYDQKYRLGEVFSMPTLKVAMIEMRKKRHFIYLNDDDRYYDEKGHEVEGFLLARPVRGARVSSHFTKRRYHPVLKKWKAHLGMDYAARRGTPVVAAGSGKVIYAARLGSYGNLIKIRHNDGYETRYAHLKSFRRGIYRGKYVKKGQTIGYVGTTGRSTGPHLHFELRKHGRAINPLRVVQVTTKKLKGKERKAFLTLKKNYDESVNLHLANKTQFKKLPKFTGKCYVHSLECQANG; encoded by the coding sequence GTGATACGAATCTTCTTACTCTTCGCTCTAATAACTTCAGCTTTTGCCTCGGATGTTCAGAGATATAGATGGAAAAATGGCGAAACTTTTTTACTCTTTTTAGAAAAAAATTCTCTTCCTCTAAAACAACTCTATTATGATTTAGATAAAGATGACCAAAGACTTACCGAAGAGATGAGAAGTGGTATCCACTATCAAATACTTAGAGATTCTAACCAAACAATAAAACAAGTACTATTACCTCTAAATGATGAGCTACAAATTCATATTTATCAAGACAAAGGCTCTTATGCGTTTGAAGCTATTCCTATCATCAGCACAACAAGAACAGAATCCTTTACAACTACTATAACACACTCTCCAAACTATAATATTCTCAAAGAAACAGGATCTAAAAAACTAGCTCAAATCTTTATAGCAAGCTTTAAAAACTCACTCAATTTTAAAAATGACATACGAAAAGGTGATAAGCTTGTAATGATTTATGATCAAAAGTATAGATTAGGTGAAGTTTTTTCTATGCCAACGCTGAAAGTTGCCATGATAGAGATGAGAAAGAAACGCCACTTTATCTATCTTAACGATGATGACAGATATTATGATGAAAAAGGTCATGAGGTAGAAGGATTTCTACTTGCTCGTCCAGTAAGAGGTGCTAGAGTCTCTTCTCACTTTACAAAACGCAGATACCATCCAGTTCTAAAAAAATGGAAGGCTCACTTAGGTATGGATTATGCAGCACGTCGTGGAACTCCTGTAGTTGCCGCTGGAAGTGGAAAAGTTATCTATGCAGCTAGACTAGGAAGTTATGGAAACCTTATAAAGATACGACATAATGATGGATATGAGACAAGATATGCTCACCTAAAATCATTTCGCAGAGGTATCTACCGTGGTAAATATGTTAAAAAAGGCCAAACTATAGGCTATGTTGGTACAACTGGTCGCTCAACGGGACCACACCTACATTTTGAGCTAAGAAAACATGGACGAGCTATAAATCCTCTTCGAGTAGTTCAAGTAACCACTAAAAAACTCAAAGGCAAAGAGAGAAAAGCCTTTCTGACTCTAAAGAAAAACTATGATGAGAGTGTGAATCTTCATTTAGCAAATAAAACGCAATTTAAGAAGCTTCCAAAGTTTACGGGTAAGTGTTATGTTCACTCTCTAGAGTGTCAAGCAAATGGATAA
- a CDS encoding ComEC/Rec2 family competence protein has protein sequence MIERVSLFNSKKEILYFLTLTFSILIFSLLYEFYNYKQLTKFDSALINATVLKQYAKTKLTKKGNPRTYQVLKLKSDEGFVFYTTASKKLRDIKYQHIQIEAWAGEISFYEYMSTFFAFSKILKVDEKESLKNRFNMFIDSQHKDKSNSSIYQALFSAKPLSRELQGIFSNLGVSHLIAISGFHLGVLSGVLFFLLKYPYKFFQNRYFPYRSYKVDSFVLISGILLLYLLFLDSPPSLLRAFVMLVVGFILYDRGVKIVSMQTLFVSLVMILIFFPRLFLSVGFWLSISGVYYIFLFLIHYKHLSKLWQFTLIPIWVYLLMLPYSLVIFSNFSVYHPLSIIWTSLFTLFYPLSILLHLIGFGDVFDGILMAFIEIDTAAVKIDLSYGWLILEVLFSLLSLYKKEFIYLLLFYSFSLFIYAINYVT, from the coding sequence TCTTTTCACTTCTTTACGAATTTTACAACTATAAACAACTTACAAAATTTGACTCCGCTCTTATAAACGCCACAGTTCTTAAACAGTACGCAAAAACAAAACTAACAAAAAAAGGAAATCCTAGAACCTACCAAGTGCTCAAACTAAAAAGTGACGAAGGATTTGTATTTTACACAACTGCGAGTAAAAAACTTAGAGATATAAAATATCAGCATATTCAGATAGAAGCCTGGGCGGGAGAGATATCTTTTTACGAGTATATGAGCACTTTTTTTGCCTTTAGTAAAATCCTTAAAGTTGATGAAAAAGAGAGTTTAAAAAATAGATTTAATATGTTTATAGACTCTCAACACAAAGATAAAAGCAACTCCTCTATATACCAAGCCCTCTTTAGCGCTAAACCATTAAGTAGAGAACTTCAAGGGATATTTTCAAACCTTGGAGTCTCTCACCTTATCGCAATAAGCGGTTTTCACCTTGGAGTGCTTAGTGGAGTTCTGTTTTTTTTACTAAAGTATCCATACAAGTTTTTTCAAAATAGATACTTTCCCTATAGAAGTTATAAAGTCGACTCTTTTGTACTTATATCTGGCATACTTCTTTTGTATCTACTCTTTTTAGATTCGCCACCTTCGCTTCTTCGTGCTTTTGTCATGCTTGTCGTTGGCTTTATACTTTATGATAGAGGGGTTAAAATAGTCTCGATGCAGACACTCTTTGTTAGTCTAGTTATGATTCTTATCTTTTTTCCAAGACTCTTTTTAAGCGTTGGGTTTTGGCTCAGCATAAGTGGCGTTTATTATATATTTCTATTTCTTATCCACTACAAACATTTGAGTAAATTATGGCAATTTACTCTCATTCCTATTTGGGTCTATCTTTTAATGCTACCCTACTCTTTAGTCATATTTTCAAACTTTAGCGTCTATCATCCACTCTCAATAATCTGGACGTCACTCTTTACTCTTTTTTATCCTCTATCAATACTATTGCACCTTATAGGATTTGGGGATGTTTTTGATGGAATACTTATGGCATTTATTGAGATAGATACGGCAGCTGTGAAAATTGATTTGAGTTATGGATGGCTAATTTTAGAAGTGCTTTTCTCTCTTTTATCACTCTATAAAAAAGAGTTTATCTATCTCTTACTCTTTTATAGCTTCTCTTTGTTTATATACGCCATTAATTATGTAACATAA
- a CDS encoding FAD-linked oxidase C-terminal domain-containing protein yields the protein MIDKKHLKKLSSIVGDDNIYSDKAHLIAYSYDATREHFEPDAVLFPRNEADISEILKYCNEHRIVIVPRGAGSGFTGGALPSSGGIILGFEKHMNKILEIDMKNMVAIVQPGVINMDLQRAVEEVGLFYPPDPASQDYSTIGGNVSENAGGMRAAKYGITKDYVMATRAVLPNGDVIKAGKRTIKDVAGYNISGILIASEGTLAVLSEITLKLIPKPKMTKTAMGVFSTVNDAMEAVYKTMASGITPVAMEFLDNLTIRAVEQTYHKGLPVDAGAILITDVDGNLEDDLDYQLSEIKRVFNENGCTEFKIAQNAKEAADIWFARRNASQSITVYGSKKLNEDVTVPRAVLPELLERFYAIAKKYDVNIPCFGHTGDGNVHTNVMVDGKDPEQVKIAHEAIVEVFQATIDLGGTLSGEHGIGLAKAPYMRMAFSEEEMNLFKSIKMAFDPNNILNPAKMGLN from the coding sequence ATGATAGACAAAAAGCATTTAAAAAAACTAAGTTCAATTGTTGGCGATGATAATATTTATAGTGACAAAGCACACTTAATTGCATATTCATACGACGCTACGCGTGAGCATTTTGAGCCAGACGCAGTTCTTTTTCCTCGTAATGAAGCGGATATCAGTGAGATATTGAAGTACTGTAACGAGCATAGAATAGTAATAGTTCCTCGTGGAGCGGGTAGTGGATTTACAGGTGGCGCGCTTCCAAGTTCAGGGGGTATTATTTTAGGCTTTGAGAAGCATATGAATAAGATTCTAGAGATAGATATGAAAAATATGGTTGCGATAGTTCAACCTGGCGTTATAAATATGGATCTTCAACGCGCGGTAGAAGAGGTGGGTCTTTTTTATCCACCAGATCCAGCGAGTCAAGACTACTCAACTATCGGTGGAAACGTAAGTGAAAACGCAGGTGGGATGAGAGCCGCGAAGTATGGAATTACTAAAGACTATGTAATGGCAACTCGCGCGGTACTTCCAAATGGCGACGTCATCAAAGCGGGTAAACGTACGATAAAAGACGTCGCTGGGTATAACATTAGCGGTATTTTGATAGCTTCAGAGGGGACGCTTGCGGTTTTAAGCGAGATAACGCTGAAGCTTATTCCTAAACCTAAGATGACTAAAACGGCAATGGGCGTTTTTTCAACCGTTAATGACGCAATGGAAGCGGTTTATAAGACCATGGCAAGCGGTATAACGCCAGTTGCGATGGAGTTTTTAGATAACTTGACTATTCGCGCAGTTGAGCAGACTTATCACAAAGGTCTTCCAGTAGACGCCGGCGCGATTTTAATTACTGACGTTGATGGAAACCTAGAGGATGATTTAGATTATCAACTTAGTGAAATTAAACGAGTTTTTAATGAAAACGGATGTACGGAGTTTAAAATTGCGCAAAACGCTAAAGAAGCGGCTGATATCTGGTTTGCAAGAAGAAACGCGTCACAGTCGATTACCGTTTATGGAAGCAAGAAGCTTAATGAAGACGTTACCGTGCCTCGCGCTGTTCTTCCTGAGCTTTTAGAGAGATTTTACGCCATAGCTAAAAAGTATGACGTTAATATTCCATGTTTTGGACATACCGGTGATGGAAACGTGCATACAAACGTAATGGTGGATGGTAAAGATCCTGAGCAGGTAAAAATCGCGCATGAAGCTATAGTCGAGGTATTTCAAGCTACTATTGACTTAGGTGGAACGCTCTCTGGCGAGCATGGAATAGGACTTGCAAAAGCTCCTTACATGAGAATGGCTTTTAGTGAAGAGGAGATGAACCTTTTCAAATCCATTAAGATGGCGTTTGATCCAAATAACATTTTAAACCCTGCAAAAATGGGACTAAACTAA
- a CDS encoding primosomal protein N' codes for MNYYKISIIGSPLEPFTYHSLKSIDVGVKVTLEFNKKLKDGVLLASCKKPPFDTLEISEITEFTYSQAQTQLAKFISSYYLCSLGEAFSLMMAFSNEDLDYFVPRYGEDLNFISKIELSKKQEEALLYLQTHKTSLLFGDTGSGKTEIYMKYFEQLIAEKKRSIFLMPEISLTPQMSKRLEEHFGESVVMWHSKLTPKQKKIAQEKIHSGEAMIIAGPRSALFLPLKDLGLIVVDEEHDDSYKSSSRPRYNARDIAIYMGKLYDIPVVLGSATPSLTTYVKFPYIRLKGGHFVSNKEFIYERSVESLSPMIINALDQTLKAKEQSIVFLPTRANFKYLICQDCGHTYECVFCSVGLSIHQNSRSLKCHYCNFTQAIPQVCSECNSSNLSSSRLGTAEAVKNIAEILPSANVEQFDRDVITTANKLKKALKRFNDKESDILVGTQMLSKGHDYHGVTLAVVLGMDNMLNMSDYRAREKALSSLIQVSGRSGRLKDAKVVVQTFNEPFFRTYIGQYEKFLDEEKEFRKELYPPYKKLCRILFSHKNGAKAQEEMRKMYDNLLAFKNVEIVGSGKCAIERVANKYRFEILLRSDKSTDIIKAILGSRVPLAEIDMDPIEFG; via the coding sequence TTGAACTACTACAAGATCTCAATCATAGGCTCACCTCTTGAGCCTTTTACATACCACTCACTAAAATCAATCGATGTCGGAGTAAAAGTTACTTTAGAGTTTAACAAAAAACTTAAAGATGGAGTTCTTCTCGCCTCTTGTAAAAAGCCACCTTTTGATACACTTGAAATTTCAGAGATAACTGAGTTTACTTATTCTCAAGCGCAGACTCAGCTTGCAAAGTTTATATCCTCTTATTATCTCTGTTCATTAGGAGAAGCTTTCTCTTTGATGATGGCTTTTTCTAATGAAGACTTAGATTACTTCGTTCCTCGCTATGGCGAGGATTTGAATTTTATAAGTAAAATTGAACTCTCAAAAAAACAAGAAGAGGCTCTTTTATATCTGCAAACTCATAAAACAAGCTTACTCTTTGGCGATACGGGAAGTGGAAAAACAGAGATATATATGAAGTATTTTGAGCAGCTTATTGCTGAGAAAAAACGAAGCATATTTTTAATGCCTGAAATATCCTTAACGCCACAGATGAGTAAACGCCTTGAAGAGCACTTTGGTGAGAGTGTCGTTATGTGGCACTCAAAACTAACTCCAAAACAGAAGAAAATAGCCCAAGAAAAGATTCATAGTGGAGAGGCGATGATAATCGCAGGTCCACGTTCTGCACTTTTTTTACCTCTCAAAGATTTAGGACTTATCGTAGTTGATGAAGAACATGATGATAGCTACAAGTCCTCTTCAAGACCGCGTTATAATGCAAGAGACATAGCTATATATATGGGTAAGCTCTATGATATACCCGTAGTTTTAGGAAGTGCCACACCATCACTTACTACTTATGTAAAGTTTCCTTACATCAGACTCAAGGGAGGACATTTTGTCTCTAATAAAGAGTTTATATATGAAAGAAGTGTGGAGTCTTTATCTCCTATGATAATAAATGCGCTCGATCAAACGCTAAAGGCAAAAGAGCAGTCTATAGTTTTCCTACCAACCAGGGCAAATTTTAAGTATCTAATATGCCAAGATTGTGGACACACCTATGAGTGCGTCTTTTGTAGCGTAGGTCTGAGCATTCATCAAAACTCTCGTTCACTCAAGTGTCACTACTGTAACTTTACACAGGCTATTCCTCAAGTATGTTCAGAATGTAACAGCTCAAACTTGTCTAGCTCGCGTTTAGGGACGGCCGAGGCTGTTAAAAACATAGCGGAGATACTCCCAAGTGCAAATGTTGAACAGTTTGATAGAGACGTAATAACGACAGCAAATAAGTTGAAAAAAGCGCTTAAAAGATTTAATGATAAAGAGAGTGATATTTTAGTTGGAACACAGATGCTGAGTAAGGGACATGATTATCATGGCGTTACACTTGCAGTAGTTTTAGGAATGGATAATATGCTCAACATGAGTGACTACAGAGCTAGAGAAAAAGCTCTCTCATCTCTCATACAAGTCTCAGGAAGAAGTGGACGGCTAAAAGACGCTAAAGTAGTTGTGCAAACATTTAATGAGCCTTTTTTCAGAACATATATAGGTCAGTATGAGAAGTTTTTAGATGAAGAAAAAGAGTTTCGAAAAGAGCTCTATCCACCCTATAAAAAACTCTGTCGTATACTTTTCTCGCATAAAAACGGAGCCAAGGCACAAGAAGAGATGAGAAAGATGTATGATAATCTTTTGGCATTTAAAAACGTAGAGATAGTTGGCTCTGGAAAATGTGCAATAGAGAGAGTGGCAAATAAGTACAGGTTTGAGATACTACTGCGTTCAGATAAGAGTACAGACATTATTAAGGCGATTCTTGGAAGCCGAGTACCATTAGCAGAGATAGACATGGACCCAATAGAATTCGGCTAA
- a CDS encoding plasminogen-binding N-terminal domain-containing protein — MKYIFILIMLTFELFSAVVKAPILSLNEDIITIEVDRVDVGMSGFVVHKISDEHSIILKNTVVLKYDKESKIATLKMSEFTSLNSDALPRGKWKVEVGDEVELAFGYSRAILIAPSEEVYHRVTKSVNTQWVHSDIFATSLSYTGHPTPLIEDFQSFGELTSVGLLFIFLDKKLYTIDIQSFKILNISDAPLEQEYVELPFHSRVEKIAANWFGKGSSRLKEYEPYYYTLLAEYNKDNRKFYEILKEKKLLHIVDKFEIGE, encoded by the coding sequence ATGAAATATATATTTATACTAATCATGCTTACATTTGAACTTTTCTCAGCAGTAGTTAAAGCACCAATTTTAAGTCTTAATGAAGACATTATTACCATAGAAGTTGATAGAGTAGATGTAGGAATGAGTGGTTTCGTCGTACACAAGATTTCTGATGAACATAGCATTATTTTAAAAAATACAGTTGTGCTAAAGTATGATAAAGAGAGTAAGATAGCAACTCTTAAGATGAGTGAGTTTACTTCTCTTAATAGTGACGCGCTTCCTCGTGGGAAGTGGAAAGTGGAAGTTGGGGATGAAGTTGAGCTGGCGTTTGGATACTCTCGAGCGATTTTAATAGCTCCTAGCGAAGAGGTTTATCATAGAGTTACAAAGTCCGTAAACACTCAGTGGGTGCACTCTGACATCTTTGCAACGTCACTCTCATATACTGGTCACCCAACGCCACTTATTGAAGATTTTCAATCTTTTGGAGAACTTACCAGCGTTGGGTTACTCTTTATATTTTTGGATAAAAAACTTTATACCATAGATATTCAAAGCTTTAAAATTTTAAATATAAGCGACGCGCCCCTAGAACAAGAGTATGTTGAACTTCCTTTTCACTCTAGAGTTGAAAAGATTGCGGCAAACTGGTTTGGTAAAGGCAGCTCAAGACTCAAGGAGTATGAGCCATACTACTATACACTTTTAGCTGAGTATAATAAGGACAATAGAAAATTCTATGAGATTTTAAAAGAAAAAAAACTATTACATATAGTTGATAAATTTGAGATTGGAGAGTAA